One region of Juglans regia cultivar Chandler chromosome 4, Walnut 2.0, whole genome shotgun sequence genomic DNA includes:
- the LOC108979600 gene encoding NAC domain-containing protein 2-like: protein MVGALHYLGFTRLDIAFTVHCVSKFMHQPKDNHWQSVKRILRYLKFTVGYALHFHNNSYHSLQGFSDEDWAADKLEPTVLLKEKDIEPANTAVSQIVPANVYLHKPEFLSEIFKDYGQTDHWYFFIPRDRRYRNGSCPSRSANGGYWKATGADKSIINSYGKLIGFKKSLVFYRGKPPNGVKTN from the exons ATGGTTGGTGCCTTACATTACTTGGGTTTTACCCGTCTAGATATTGCTTTTACGGTGCACTGTGTTAGCAAATTTATGCATCAACCTAAGGACAATCATTGGCAATCCGTCAAACGAATTCTTCGGTATCTAAAGTTCACAGTTGGCTATGCACTTCATTTCCATAATAACTCATATCACTCTCTTCAAGGATTCAGTGATGAAGATTGGGCTGCGGACAAATTGGAGCCTACT GTATTACTTAAAGAAAAAGATATCGAACCAGCCAATACTGCTGTGAGCCAGATCGTGCCGGCTAATGTATATCTCCACAAACCCGAGTTTCTTTCAGAGATATTCAAGGATTATGGACAAACAGATCATTGGTACTTTTTCATTCCAAGAGATCGAAGGTATCGAAATGGAAGTTGTCCAAGTCGATCAGCCAATGGTGGATATTGGAAGGCCACAGGAGCTGACAAGTCAATCATCAACTCCTACGGAAAACTAATCGGGTTTAAGAAATCATTGGTTTTCTACAGAGGAAAACCTCCAAATGGTGTCAAAACAAACTAG